The genome window TTTTAAACAAAATAGGGTCGAACATATTTTTCTCACGACCAAAGTGTACATATGCTATCACCACATCCTAGTCATTGTCAATGCCACCACCGTCTTTCTTGTCATCACCTCCATTGCCACCACAACCATGACCATCAGTGTTGTCGTCTCACCACTTTCGTCACTTATCGCTGTCTAGGTTATGATTAAGATATATATAGCAAATGGACCCGCTATGACCCATTCTATTTGACTTTCTTTTAGAAACCGATTATTTAAACTTGTTACACAACCTAAACCCATGTGACATTCCATACCTTCCAATCTTCCATCTAACAACCATGAAATTATTACAATTGAAAAAACAAAGTTTTTTTTAACTTACTTTTTTTCATAGGTGACTAGTGGTTAAAAAGTAAATTTTATCTAAGTAATGATTTGATAACCACCTTACTACTTCTTGAAGTATTACGATTTagtatttcattttttttaattgtttaagcATAATTTTAAAAAAGCAGAAGTTATTTTCAACATTACGCTTGTTTGTTATCAATCTTCAATTTTATAATGATTTTAGCAGCATGTGGCATGTTGGCCATATTCTTTTAAACATGCATTATTTCGTCAATATAGCATATATTAGCATTTGATGTGTCGAACTAATAAGTAATAACTATACTAATTATATAAGATAAAAATATTGTTTTGTTTAAATTTCTTAACTAGTTTTTCTATTTATTTTACCCACCTATTATAGTAATCGTAGTAAATTTGCCATTGAATGTTAAGTTTTCTATTACGTAATTTTAATTAGTATTTATTGCAAAACAATATAAAAAATTACAagtataataaaagaaaaaaaataaaaaatacatgaTACGACTCTTCTATTTTATGGAATGTTCTtatcaacacacacacaaaatcaACAAATTGGGTGACAAATAAATGGCAATTGGAAAGGGTTTTACTTTTACATCACTAACCCGTTTTCCAAAACAATAATTAAATATTTGTAGTAAAACTTATATCTTGTGTACTAAAAGATGTACATTTTCCATATTAGTCTTTTCTTCATTATGTTGGGTGAGACCCAAATCTTTTGACGATCATGGCCATATATTTACCCTGGTGTTGCGCAAGTTCAAGTTCTCTTTGACTCGGCTCTCTAGTCCCGTCCCCCGAATATACTCCAGCGCCGTACGGGGAACCACCTCGGATCGAGTCCATTTTGAACATTCCGGCCCCAAATGTATACCCGATTGGAACATATAGCATCCCGTGGTGCGCTAATTGTGTAATCGCCGTCCATCTGCAACCAAATCAACCGGTATCCGATTTAAAAACAGTATTATAAATGGTTTAATAAGAATCATCAAACAATGATTAGATATGAGAAGAATGTTTTTTTATAAGACAGAACTTAAAAAAACTAGGTTACACAATTAATAAAGAAAAAGACATGTAACCACTTATTTTCCTGACTCCCATATCTATTTTTCCCCAAGACAACATTTTTGTTTTATCTTCTTTACTTTAAGCAATCAATAGCTCAAAGTAATAATATGCTCATTATTTAAGAAATATAACAATGTGCTTCcctatttttttttagaaaaaaaatttgaaaCTAATTGTTATTTTGTGTCTTAATATATCCTAAAATAGTTGtccatttttattattatttacacATTAACCAACAATCAAGGATAATGAATATGTATTGTCACACATGTAAAACCTCTTCAAATTGTTTAATTTACATCAAAACTACGTCATTCTCGTTAAATACATAATTTTCCTAGTTTTCCTCTTCACGTCAAAATTTCTTTCTATCACAATATTTCCCATATTGGGAAAATTAATTTTCGAAGTTTTTACAAAAATGACATAATAAATGTTAGACAACTAGAACAATGTGATTTTATAAGTTTTCACCTCTAAATAAGAGcataatatttaatcaaaactACATTACTTATAACCTATTAAAACTCTAATAGTTACTTCAGAAGCAAAGAAACATTAAACGACTATacaaacatgaaaaaaaaaaaaaaaaacgaattaatttgtaaaaacacacacacaccattAGGGATGAACATTTGGTACTGGATACCGATATTAAATTTTTTTGGTACAGGTAAAataccgatttttaccttcaaagtGACTACaaatatgcaaaaaaaaaaaaaaaaaaaaaaaaaaaaacgaaataaTTTGTAAAAACAAACTCACCCcattagggatgagcatttggtactgaATACCGGTAACGAAATTCTCGTACCGAATTTTTTCGATACCGGTAAAATATCgatttttattttcaaataccGGTACTATACTGTACTGAACATTTTTAGTATCGATATCCAATTTTAATGATTTTCAATAACAGTATTTTCAATATCAGTCTCGGTTCAATACTATTGGTGTCGATACTATGTTCATCCCTACACACCACTTTTTAATCATgaaaacatgaaacttgtgaatcaACCAAAGGTCCAAAAAAGAAGCTAACTTACGCCGTAGTTTCTTGACCACCTCCTTGCGTCCCGGTACTAACAAAAAAACCGGCCGGAACTCCGGCAAGCTTCTGCTCCCGCCACAACCCACCAGTCGAATCGAAAAACGCCTTCATTTGACTCGACATACACCCGAACCTCGTCGGAAACCCAAACAACAACCCATCAGCCTCCACCAATTCCTCCGGCAATATCTCCGGCACATCATCACCTTTCACCGGAACCTTCATCGCCGTCAAAGTCTCAAACGACAACGTTTCCGGCACCCGAAATAACACCCCTTCAACCCCATCAATTTCCTCAACTCCTGTCTTTATATTCCTTGCTAGACTCTCAACATGCCCGTACATTGAATAAAACACTATGAATATTCTCAGTTTTCGGGGTTCGACAACCGGTTCGATTGGAATTGAGTGATCGGAATGGGTTTCTGGAGTTTGAATTGGATCAGGTTCTGATTGAATAACAGAGGGTGCTCTGTTTTTGCTCGGGCAACACCCGGCTCCTTTGCCCATTATGAATTGT of Helianthus annuus cultivar XRQ/B chromosome 1, HanXRQr2.0-SUNRISE, whole genome shotgun sequence contains these proteins:
- the LOC110869287 gene encoding probable NAD(P)H dehydrogenase (quinone) FQR1-like 1, with translation MGKGAGCCPSKNRAPSVIQSEPDPIQTPETHSDHSIPIEPVVEPRKLRIFIVFYSMYGHVESLARNIKTGVEEIDGVEGVLFRVPETLSFETLTAMKVPVKGDDVPEILPEELVEADGLLFGFPTRFGCMSSQMKAFFDSTGGLWREQKLAGVPAGFFVSTGTQGGGQETTAWTAITQLAHHGMLYVPIGYTFGAGMFKMDSIRGGSPYGAGVYSGDGTREPSQRELELAQHQGKYMAMIVKRFGSHPT